In the genome of Rhineura floridana isolate rRhiFlo1 chromosome 10, rRhiFlo1.hap2, whole genome shotgun sequence, the window AAAGCTTAGCTTCTTTTATGTAAAAATAGCTTCTCTAGGATCTGCATAAAATTGGGGATGCATTTAGAAAGTTTATCTTTAAAAGCTATTGCTGTTTCCCCGGTCCTCATGCAGAGGACCTTCCATCAGCTCCCCATCTGTGTCCTTCTCAAGGTTTATTCCTGCTGATGTGTTACACTCAGGGAGATGGGTGGAAATGCAGAAAGAACCCTTAACAATTCTCATTATAAATACTGCATGTCCACCGTGGGAATTAATGGCTTGCAAATAATAAAGTCTGGTTCTGAACAATCAGAAACTGCAAATGGGCAGTTGGGTGAATCCATCTTCCTCTGCTTTCCCCCTGAAATAAAGAAAAGACTTTAAAAGCAAACCTATTAATTCTGAAATAAATAGTATTTATGCTTTTAAGGCCCAGGGCTATTACTGAATGTACCCATTCCAAGCAAAGATAAAATATAGTGGCACAAAAGAAGCTCATAGTACTACTCAATTTGTTAGAGTATTACTTAGAAACAACAATTGCTCACACCTATGTAACAAACTCCTCCTCCTACAGGCCCAATCATTCTTTACAAACTTCACAGCATAATTTTCATGCCTGATTCAGAGAGCACAGTATGATTCTCTGCTGCGAAGTCTTTCTTCATTTGTTCTCTGTTCAGAACTCCTGTGGATTATTCAAAGTATGAGTCCAATATGAGATGTGTATTACACAAGAACAACATCACTCCTAATGAAGTGCAGCCACCTTCTGGAAGAAAGCATGACAGCAATTTATTTAAGAACCTGATTCAACTTTCACTGAAGTCATCGCAAAGGCTCTGGCTGGCCTCTGCTGGCCTTCAAGTCTCCTACATTTAGACTGTCAGAACACAAATAGAGAGGAAATGGGTGGAAGTCAACATGAACAGCTGTCTTCAGATGTTAAAGCAACCTTAAATGTTCACCTATGTGTCTGTGAAGCACAAGAACATAAGGTAATTTCATGAAACAAATATTGGCAAACTACTACATTTGTGGTTTTGCAGCCAAAACttcaccatccatgcacaagagaggAGATGTGCTtattgggattcctgcattgagcagggggttggacttaatagctttataggccccttccaactctacaattctatagaCCCCTGAGTTTGAAGAAGTACAAAAATCCATAGGAAAACACCCTAAAATGGAAAATCCCCTCATATAGCTCATTGTGGAtggagcatggtcaatggccatggAATACTGATTAGCTGTAAGgaaaatgaggagaactgaaaaACTGGGGGAACTGGAAAACCAGGtctggtggggggagagaattgAATGGCATATCCTACAAAAATGGCTAGTGGCACCCTATgaaaaatggaaacagactgccttcaagtcaattccgactaatggcaaccctatgaatagggttttcagggtaagtggtattcaaaggaggtttaccattgccttcctctgaggatgagaggcagtgactggcccaaggtcacccaatgagcttcatggctctgtggggatttgaaccctggtctcccaggtcctagtccaacaccttaaccactacacaacactcaTAGAGGAGCACAAAAACAAAGGGAATCTTGTCAAAAATTTATACAGTTGAGGAATTTGAGGGGGAAAATATAGTTAGCAGAATAAGATGGGAACGGAACTGGGTCAGTCAATCTCAGAACAATAGAACATAATCTGGAATCAGGCTGAAAGATAATTAAATTTATCTATTTGTGAGGTGTCCTTTTACATAAAGAATTAATAACTTTTTTTGTTACTGGCAGCATTACAAGCAATAGCCCAACACTGGAAACAATTAAATAATTTATGTTTGGAAACCTAGAGACAAAAGGTTTGGATGTTAGCACTCATGGAAAAATAGGACAAAACAAGTATGAGCCTTGAACAATAATCAAAGAGACAACAACTTCATTGAAACATGTCTTTATGACTTATAGGAACACTCAAACACAAACTTTACGTCATCCAGCATCCAGGCACAAGCAAAAAAAGGAGTGAATGTTTGGCATGAATGTCTCTGATTGGGTGTTGGATTCTCTGGTTGAGAGGAGGGAATGAGTGAGGGTTTGTGTTTAAAATATACTGGATATTTTGTCAGAGAGTCAATTGGTTTTATTCTCGTGCTTGGATAGTTAGATAGATTAGGAATTGGGGTAGAGGGTGGTTTTTGGCCTGGGTAGGATTAAGATATAATTCTATAGTGTAGTGTAGTGATATTGTTCTGCTTTTTGGTAGGTGCGGGTGCAGACCACATTCCCCATCGTCAGAGTCAAAATCAATTTTCCATCCTTCAGTTCTCGGACTAGCGAGGTCTCCtttccatcccatttctgcacATGAATGAGTTTTCCTCCATCTAGTGTCACAAGAGACTTGATGTGTCTGTCATCTGCAGTTGTCTCGTCAAATTCTTCTCCTAGTTTGAAGCAAATCTCTGTGTTCTTGAAAGTGCTTTGGGTCTTGAGGGTGATCTTGTCACCGTCAACCTCAATGATGGTGGTGGGTTTGGTCAGGTTTGCAATCTGTCTTGTGGCGAAGCCCACACCGATCGCTTTCATGTAATCATCGAAACCGCTGCTGTCTATCAGGTTCCAGACGCCCGCGAAAGCCTCAGCCATGGCGAGCCTCGTCGGGAATGTCTGTGCAAGGAGATAGTGATATTGTGTATCAGAGCTTATTTCTGTCTGTAAGGTTTAAAAATTATCATCTGAAAATATTAAAGTATCACTTTTGAATTGTTCCATACTCACAGCTATGCTTGGTTACTGCATACCATAAGTAAGTATCAGTCAGGGGGGTAGTGAATAAACAAATGGTACTGAAATTAAAACCCTTAATTTACAGTGTCTCTTGGCAAATACTACAAAGGTGTTTTATTCTGAAACTGGTGGCAGCATTATATCATAAGGATATCCTTTGAATGAAAGGATTGCCTCACATACAACCTAGCAATAACTATAGCCACAGTGGGTTTGGGGTATCCAGGATCACCCAGAGATAAGAGTGGGATACTGTTAGGGTTGCAATATCACCCGGTTAgtcaggttttacccggattctttccatgccacctggcacccgtttagcccattaggtggcccagattctcagctttaatttttttaaaaattaagtttctaggtggtccggttctcgagatatactacaaaatgtcagccgccgccCTCCCcggactgttaaatctttttttaaacaaatctgtcctgtatagcacttcatagctctaACCCTGcctgttcagaattgcagccagtaagtgaagccagggttgtgtttggttgacctgaggcagtgtctagaaaacctcattgcaatgccagaaaatggtggtttccccccctgtttatctgaaaatctcataaattgggtacgtatatacatttcagttttttcccctcttgtacgcaggagtcagatcctgggcagtgttttgaaaaccttcccaatatttgcttttgtgggggtaaaagcaatgctaatcccatatgcccagagtaaatcccattgaattcaataggacttacttttgagtagacatggttatgaatgtgctgtaaattaatgggacttttgagtgaatgtaaaaaagaattgtgtttgtgttctaactctttctgttacCTCTCcactcctattttaaagcaattaggcagggcttacttaggtattgcagtttttattatgtaggaaagtaatactgattttttaaaactaatactgattaatttactgcaatgaccaactggtttgacaataaacgattatatgggctgtatgtacttatacatctgcagtgtgtgtgtgtgtgtgtgtgtgtgtgtggagtctttccaacaaccctgtgaggtagggttggtgattggaaaccaaggcaactcacaataagaaataaatccctttaaaatccattcaccataaagcaagaataaacagttggaaaacagcctaaagaggcataattctgaattttgagttgggtgaatgaagtttatttatttattatttgatttatatcctgcccttcctcccagtaggagcccagggcggcaaacaaaagcactttaaaacatcataaaaaacagactttaaaatacattaaaacatctttgaaaacattttttaaaagctttaaaaacatttttttttaaaaaagaaaaggcttaaaaacatattaaaaagcaattccaacacagactcagactgggataaggtctcaacttaaaaggcttgttgaaagaacaagttccttatcacttgaggctgtagttctctgcacacttcccagtttgagtaagccccattaaatacattgggacttgcttctgagtaaacaaacatcggattgcactataaatatctttacagattgtgtaattaataaacatatttgatagtcatgtttatataaatatttcttcatactgggtcccaataagtatttgatttcacactatggtagtAGATGattctttcctctacattttaagtgtgcccttcttccttggggtggtcatggttctccgttgtattcatcctgaggggaggataggctgagagatggtggtcacccagtacactttatagctcatttccattttgaaaaattaattaaaatgatttacatgcaggcaaagttgattgagtagatcaacacatttaaagcacatccaacacacatttaaagtgcatgacttcccctaaagaatcctgggaagtatagtttccccctcacagttatagttctcaccacccttaacaaactaaaattcccatgattctgtggtgggattcatgtgcttcaaatgtgtgttgaatgtgctataaatggtgtggatctgccctaggtgtgatGTCCATtgaagagtgaatttcaaagaacaattttaaaagatacttttttaaatgggggggggttgtagctcatcgggagggcatatgctttgcatgcaaggtccaaaattcaattcctggaaaagactattgcctggaatcctggagagccaattctAGTaaatgtcatgagtactgagctagatggtacgaaatggcctgagtcagtataaggcagattccttggttcctaaaagtgggaagag includes:
- the LOC133364958 gene encoding fatty acid-binding protein, heart-like is translated as MAEAFAGVWNLIDSSGFDDYMKAIGVGFATRQIANLTKPTTIIEVDGDKITLKTQSTFKNTEICFKLGEEFDETTADDRHIKSLVTLDGGKLIHVQKWDGKETSLVRELKDGKLILTLTMGNVVCTRTYQKAEQYHYTTL